In one Oscillospiraceae bacterium genomic region, the following are encoded:
- a CDS encoding single-stranded DNA-binding protein — MLIKETENNYAFVLGTVESELTLSHEIYEEKFFNFKIKSQRLSDSFDTINVTVSERLLNENLNLSYGAKLSIYGQFRSYNNFSSVGNKLLLTLFAKDISEASFESPDKNEIYLDGFICKPPVYRITPFGREITDILLAVNRIHNKSDYIPCIAWGRNAKFASNLNVGDRIRISGRIQSRNYQKKLDDETEITKTAFEISVGKLELVKDEI; from the coding sequence ATGTTAATTAAAGAAACTGAAAACAACTACGCATTTGTATTAGGAACAGTTGAAAGCGAACTTACACTCAGCCACGAAATATACGAAGAAAAGTTTTTTAACTTTAAAATAAAGTCACAAAGACTTTCCGATTCTTTTGATACAATAAATGTAACGGTGTCCGAAAGACTTTTAAATGAAAACCTTAATTTATCTTATGGAGCAAAACTTAGTATATATGGTCAATTCCGTTCTTATAATAATTTTTCTTCAGTCGGCAACAAACTTCTTCTTACCCTTTTTGCAAAAGATATAAGCGAAGCATCATTTGAAAGTCCAGATAAAAATGAAATATATCTTGATGGTTTCATTTGCAAGCCCCCTGTTTATCGTATTACGCCTTTTGGCAGAGAAATAACAGACATTTTACTTGCAGTCAACAGAATACATAATAAATCAGACTATATACCTTGTATTGCATGGGGACGAAATGCCAAATTTGCATCAAACTTAAATGTCGGAGACAGAATAAGGATTTCAGGCAGAATTCAAAGCAGAAATTATCAGAAAAAATTAGATGACGAAACTGAAATTACAAAAACTGCTTTTGAAATATCTGTGGGGAAATTGGAACTTGTAAAAGACGAAATTTAA
- the ruvA gene encoding Holliday junction branch migration protein RuvA yields MFYYLKGKVTYKENNFMVIDVGGAGYKVYTSFTTLERATLNDEFLAYTYTHIREDTFDIYGFCSLEELSTFQMLITVSGVGPKAALSILSFMPTDVFAISVIKSDIGAITKAPGIGKKIAERIVLELKDKIAKTGNYEEMATSDSLVSNDMIKEAVDALMVLGYSQLEAKGAVSNVKDSYANVEDIIKNALKLLMN; encoded by the coding sequence ATGTTTTATTATTTAAAAGGCAAAGTTACTTATAAAGAAAATAATTTTATGGTAATAGATGTCGGTGGTGCAGGATATAAAGTTTATACATCTTTTACCACTTTGGAAAGAGCAACTTTAAACGATGAATTTTTAGCATATACTTATACTCATATAAGAGAAGACACATTTGATATTTATGGTTTTTGTTCGCTTGAAGAACTAAGTACATTTCAGATGCTGATTACAGTTTCAGGAGTAGGTCCTAAAGCAGCATTATCCATACTGTCATTTATGCCGACAGACGTATTTGCCATATCCGTTATTAAAAGCGATATCGGTGCTATAACCAAAGCACCAGGCATTGGTAAAAAAATTGCAGAAAGAATCGTTTTGGAATTAAAAGACAAGATTGCCAAGACAGGTAACTATGAAGAGATGGCAACCAGTGATTCACTTGTTTCAAACGATATGATAAAAGAAGCAGTCGATGCTCTTATGGTGCTTGGATATTCACAACTTGAAGCAAAAGGTGCTGTTTCAAATGTTAAAGACAGTTATGCCAATGTTGAAGATATTATAAAAAATGCATTGAAACTTTTAATGAACTAA
- a CDS encoding ATP-binding cassette domain-containing protein: MENISIKNLSFTYPKQAKRTLENINFTVNQGEFLLLCGKSGCGKTTLLKLLKPSLSPFGKKEGNIYFNAKLLTDYTIKEQASKIGFVMQNPDNQIVTDKVWHELAFGLESLGYKQNEIRTRVSEMASFFGIQNWFYKNVCELSGGQKQLLNLASIMVMQPSVLILDEPTSQLDPIASEEFLNVLERINRELGTTVILAEHCLEDAFSMADRIIVMDNGKVIADDNPKNIGEILKSQNHDMYKALPTPLRVYGNVPNNLPCPLTVREGRMWLLEYSKENVLNPDIIPKDIIKNNNETVIEVKDAYFRYEKDLPDVVKGLDLTVNKGEIFCLLGGNGTGKSTAISLIAGLNKAYRGDVFIKGKSILKTKDLYNGLLGVLPQNPQSMFVKKTVYLDLMEILRDKKLSKKEKEQKVHNISTLLRIDNLLESHPYDLSGGEQQRVALSKILLTEPEILLLDEPTKGMDIHFKEEFADILLDLKLKGVTILMVSHDLEFSAKYADRCALMFDGKLTSCDTPREFFKGKNFYTTSANRMARTKLSDAVLAEDIILACGGKIEKLEKKTQNTESENHISDNEMQITQIPKSERNIAKKTLMALFIIFLLIPLTIYIGISFFGDRKYYFISILIILETIIPFCMMFEAGKPKARELVLISVLCAMAVAGRAAFFMLPEFKPVVALIIISGVCLGGEAGFLVGAVTAFVSNFFFGQGPWTPWQMFAFGIIGFISGILFKKGPFKRDRVSLTIFGFFATLVIYGGIMNPASVIMYQNKINWNMIFSSYVVGIPMDLIHSISTAFFLWILSESMIEKLERIKVKYGLVNI, from the coding sequence ATGGAAAACATTAGTATCAAAAATTTAAGTTTTACTTACCCGAAACAAGCAAAGAGAACTCTTGAAAATATAAATTTTACAGTTAATCAGGGCGAGTTTCTTTTGCTTTGCGGAAAATCAGGATGTGGTAAAACTACGCTTCTAAAATTATTAAAACCCTCATTATCGCCATTTGGAAAAAAAGAAGGAAACATATATTTTAACGCAAAATTACTGACAGATTACACTATAAAAGAACAAGCGTCTAAAATAGGATTTGTAATGCAAAATCCTGACAATCAGATTGTAACAGATAAAGTATGGCACGAACTTGCATTTGGACTCGAGAGTCTTGGATACAAACAAAATGAAATAAGGACAAGAGTGTCTGAAATGGCATCTTTTTTTGGAATACAAAATTGGTTTTATAAAAATGTATGCGAACTTTCGGGCGGTCAGAAACAACTTTTAAATCTTGCATCCATCATGGTTATGCAACCATCCGTATTAATACTTGATGAGCCAACAAGTCAACTTGACCCGATTGCTTCGGAAGAATTCTTAAATGTTCTTGAAAGAATAAACCGTGAACTGGGTACAACTGTTATACTCGCTGAGCATTGTCTGGAAGATGCTTTTTCAATGGCGGACAGGATTATTGTTATGGATAACGGAAAAGTTATTGCAGATGATAACCCCAAAAACATAGGCGAAATTTTAAAATCTCAAAATCATGATATGTATAAAGCTCTTCCAACACCTTTGAGAGTTTATGGCAATGTGCCAAATAACCTGCCTTGTCCGTTAACTGTAAGGGAAGGCAGAATGTGGCTTTTAGAATATTCAAAAGAGAATGTACTAAATCCTGATATTATTCCGAAAGATATAATTAAGAATAATAATGAAACCGTAATAGAAGTTAAAGATGCGTATTTCCGATACGAAAAGGATTTACCCGATGTTGTAAAAGGGTTGGATTTAACTGTAAATAAGGGTGAAATTTTTTGTTTGCTCGGAGGTAACGGAACGGGAAAATCAACAGCAATTTCTCTTATAGCAGGACTTAATAAAGCGTATAGAGGCGATGTTTTTATAAAAGGTAAAAGTATTTTAAAAACAAAAGATTTATATAATGGACTTTTGGGAGTTCTTCCGCAAAATCCACAAAGTATGTTTGTAAAAAAAACCGTATACCTTGACTTAATGGAAATATTACGAGATAAAAAACTTTCCAAGAAAGAAAAAGAACAAAAGGTACATAATATATCAACACTTTTAAGAATAGATAATCTTTTAGAAAGCCATCCTTATGATTTATCCGGTGGCGAACAACAAAGAGTTGCACTTTCCAAGATACTTCTTACGGAGCCTGAAATTTTGCTACTTGACGAGCCGACAAAAGGAATGGATATACATTTTAAAGAAGAATTTGCAGATATTCTTTTAGATTTAAAATTAAAAGGCGTTACAATTCTTATGGTATCTCATGATTTAGAATTCTCGGCAAAGTATGCTGACAGATGCGCTCTGATGTTTGACGGAAAGTTGACATCTTGTGATACACCAAGAGAGTTCTTTAAGGGGAAGAATTTTTATACAACGTCTGCAAATCGTATGGCAAGAACAAAACTTTCTGATGCGGTTTTAGCAGAAGATATAATTCTTGCCTGTGGAGGAAAAATAGAAAAATTAGAAAAGAAAACGCAAAATACAGAATCAGAAAATCATATAAGTGATAATGAAATGCAAATAACGCAAATTCCAAAGTCGGAGAGAAACATTGCTAAAAAAACTCTTATGGCATTATTTATAATATTTCTTTTAATACCTCTTACAATTTATATCGGGATTTCATTCTTTGGTGACAGGAAGTATTATTTTATAAGTATTCTTATTATATTGGAAACAATAATACCATTTTGCATGATGTTTGAAGCAGGAAAACCGAAAGCAAGAGAACTCGTACTGATAAGTGTATTATGTGCTATGGCAGTTGCTGGAAGAGCAGCGTTCTTTATGCTTCCTGAGTTTAAACCTGTCGTGGCACTTATAATTATTTCCGGTGTGTGTTTAGGAGGAGAGGCAGGATTTTTGGTAGGTGCGGTTACTGCCTTTGTTTCAAATTTTTTCTTTGGGCAAGGTCCATGGACACCATGGCAGATGTTTGCATTTGGTATCATAGGTTTTATAAGTGGTATTCTTTTTAAAAAAGGTCCTTTTAAAAGGGATAGGGTGTCACTTACAATATTTGGATTTTTTGCAACTCTTGTAATATATGGGGGGATTATGAATCCGGCATCAGTAATTATGTATCAGAATAAAATTAACTGGAATATGATTTTCTCATCTTATGTTGTTGGAATACCAATGGATTTAATTCATTCTATCTCAACTGCTTTTTTTCTGTGGATTCTATCTGAGTCGATGATAGAAAAACTGGAAAGAATAAAAGTTAAATATGGTTTGGTCAATATTTAA
- the ruvC gene encoding crossover junction endodeoxyribonuclease RuvC, with translation MRILGIDPGFAIVGIGIIEYVGNKFKVIEYTKITTEAHTDFAGRLKKIYDELNCIINEYKPDVIAIEELFFNNNAKTAINVGQGRGVCLLCGAINDIPICEYTPLQIKQAVVGYGRAAKEQVQQMVKVLLNLEKIPKPDDVADALAVAVCHAHSFNMNSKLNIR, from the coding sequence ATGAGAATACTTGGGATAGACCCTGGCTTTGCAATAGTGGGAATTGGTATCATAGAATATGTCGGAAATAAGTTCAAAGTCATTGAATATACTAAGATTACCACTGAGGCACACACTGATTTTGCGGGTAGACTAAAGAAAATTTACGATGAATTAAATTGCATAATAAATGAATATAAACCCGATGTTATTGCGATTGAGGAATTATTTTTTAACAATAATGCAAAAACTGCTATAAATGTTGGTCAGGGCAGAGGTGTATGTCTGTTATGCGGAGCGATAAATGATATTCCGATATGTGAGTACACTCCCCTGCAAATCAAGCAGGCTGTCGTTGGTTACGGAAGAGCGGCAAAAGAACAGGTTCAGCAAATGGTTAAAGTTCTTTTAAACTTGGAAAAAATACCTAAACCTGATGATGTTGCCGATGCACTGGCTGTTGCAGTTTGCCATGCTCATTCGTTTAATATGAATTCTAAACTAAACATAAGGTAG
- the ruvB gene encoding Holliday junction branch migration DNA helicase RuvB yields the protein MEENERIISARELSCDNDQSLRPKFLCDYVGQENSKENLNICITAAKQRDESLDHVLLYGPPGLGKTTLSQVIANELNVNIRVTSGPAIEKPGDLAAILTNLSENDVLFIDEIHRLSKSVEEVLYPAMEDYALDIIIGKGPSARSIRLDLPKFTLIGATTKAGNLTAPLRDRFGVLLRLDLYTTEELKKIVTRSAGILNIEIEDEGALEIASRSRGTPRIANRLLKRVRDYAQVLGNGVITKEITDKALKMMEIDNIGLDKTDKRMILAIINAFGGGPVGLDTLAATIGEEATTIEDVYEPYLLQLGFLNRTPRGRMVTKLAYEHFGIDYLKEDQISF from the coding sequence ATGGAGGAAAACGAAAGAATAATTTCAGCAAGAGAACTTTCTTGCGATAACGACCAGTCTTTAAGGCCGAAGTTCTTATGCGATTATGTCGGTCAGGAAAATTCAAAAGAAAATTTAAATATATGCATAACCGCAGCAAAACAAAGGGACGAATCTTTAGACCATGTTTTACTGTATGGACCTCCGGGACTTGGTAAAACCACTCTTTCTCAGGTCATTGCAAACGAACTTAATGTCAATATCCGTGTCACATCAGGTCCTGCCATTGAAAAACCCGGTGATTTAGCAGCAATCCTTACCAATCTTTCAGAAAATGATGTTTTGTTCATTGACGAAATCCATCGTCTTTCAAAAAGTGTCGAAGAAGTTTTATATCCTGCTATGGAAGATTATGCTTTGGATATTATTATAGGGAAAGGTCCGTCTGCAAGGAGTATCAGGCTTGACCTTCCTAAATTCACCTTAATCGGTGCCACAACTAAAGCAGGAAATCTTACTGCACCTTTAAGAGATCGTTTTGGCGTTCTTTTAAGGCTTGATTTATACACAACGGAAGAACTCAAAAAAATCGTTACAAGATCAGCAGGAATTTTAAATATTGAAATTGAAGATGAAGGTGCTTTGGAAATTGCTTCACGTTCAAGAGGAACGCCAAGAATTGCAAACAGGCTTTTAAAAAGAGTAAGAGATTATGCACAGGTTTTGGGAAATGGTGTTATCACAAAAGAAATAACTGACAAAGCCTTAAAAATGATGGAAATTGATAATATTGGTCTTGATAAAACTGATAAAAGAATGATTCTTGCAATAATAAACGCTTTTGGCGGAGGACCCGTAGGACTTGATACTCTTGCCGCAACAATAGGCGAAGAAGCAACGACAATTGAAGATGTTTATGAACCTTATTTACTTCAGTTAGGATTTCTAAACCGTACACCAAGAGGCAGAATGGTGACCAAACTTGCTTATGAACATTTTGGAATTGATTACTTAAAAGAAGATCAGATTTCTTTTTAG
- a CDS encoding argininosuccinate synthase, whose translation MSKKEKVILAYSGGLDTSIIIPWLKENYDYEVIAVCGDVGQGKETEGLEEKALKTGASKLYIEDLKEDYVANYIFPTLKAGAVYEGKYLLGTSHARPCIAKRLVEIAEKEGAVAICHGATGKGNDQVRFELTIKALAPHLKIIAPWRIWDIRSREDEIEYAEKRNIPIPVTKEDNYSMDRNVWHLSHEGLDLEDPWNEPKYDKILQLMTTPEKAPDKCEYIEIEFEKGVPVAINGEKMSPLKLVEKANELGGKHGVGIADMVENRLVGMKSRGVYETPGGTILYTAIKELEYLCLDRQTMHYKELVSFKYAELVYDGLWFTPLREAIDAFVNVCAENVTGTVRLKLYKGQVTPAGAKSPYSLYSEEFATFDEDEVYNHKDAEGFINLFGLPLKVRALKEKENK comes from the coding sequence ATGAGCAAGAAAGAAAAAGTAATTTTAGCGTATTCAGGCGGTCTTGATACATCTATCATTATCCCATGGCTAAAAGAAAATTATGATTACGAAGTTATCGCTGTATGTGGCGATGTAGGTCAGGGTAAAGAAACTGAAGGGCTAGAAGAAAAAGCGTTAAAAACAGGTGCTTCTAAACTTTATATAGAAGATTTGAAAGAAGACTATGTTGCAAATTACATATTCCCTACATTAAAAGCAGGTGCTGTATATGAAGGAAAATATTTACTTGGCACATCTCATGCACGTCCTTGTATTGCTAAAAGACTTGTTGAAATAGCAGAAAAAGAAGGTGCAGTTGCAATTTGTCATGGTGCAACAGGTAAGGGGAATGACCAGGTAAGATTTGAACTTACAATTAAAGCGCTTGCTCCTCATCTTAAAATTATTGCACCTTGGAGAATTTGGGATATCCGTTCAAGAGAAGATGAGATTGAATATGCAGAAAAAAGAAATATTCCAATCCCTGTAACCAAAGAAGATAACTATTCAATGGATAGAAATGTATGGCACTTATCTCATGAAGGTTTGGATTTGGAAGATCCATGGAACGAACCTAAATATGATAAAATTTTACAACTTATGACTACACCTGAAAAAGCACCTGATAAGTGTGAATATATTGAAATAGAATTTGAAAAAGGTGTTCCTGTTGCTATTAACGGAGAAAAAATGTCTCCGCTTAAATTAGTTGAAAAAGCAAATGAACTTGGCGGAAAACACGGCGTTGGTATTGCCGATATGGTTGAAAACAGACTTGTTGGTATGAAATCAAGAGGTGTGTATGAAACTCCGGGTGGAACTATTTTATACACTGCTATAAAAGAACTTGAATATTTATGCTTAGACAGGCAGACAATGCACTACAAAGAACTTGTATCTTTTAAATATGCAGAACTTGTGTATGACGGATTATGGTTCACTCCTTTAAGAGAAGCAATTGATGCATTTGTTAATGTTTGTGCCGAAAATGTAACAGGTACGGTAAGACTTAAATTATATAAAGGTCAGGTAACTCCTGCAGGTGCTAAATCTCCATATTCATTATACTCAGAAGAGTTTGCTACTTTTGATGAAGATGAAGTTTATAATCATAAAGATGCAGAAGGATTTATCAACTTGTTCGGCTTACCACTAAAAGTAAGAGCGCTTAAAGAAAAAGAAAACAAATAA
- the argH gene encoding argininosuccinate lyase has protein sequence MKLWGGRFSKETDSLANDYNSSIKFDKRLYKEDITGSIAHVKMLGNQNIIPKENALKIEKELNNILADIESGKVEFSINAEDIHMNIETILIERLGDIGKQLHTGRSRNDQVAVDFKMYLRNECEDIHSLLYNLLCVILKIAKENKNTVMPGYTHLQKAQPITLSHHMMAYFQMFLRDYDRLTDCVKRLNFCPLGSGALATTTYPLDREFTAKELGFTAPTENSLDGVSDRDYAIEFTFVASMIMMHLSRFSEEVILWCTNEYSFVELDDSFSTGSSIMPQKKNPDMAELTRGKTGRVYGSLMTLLTVMKGLPLAYNKDMQEDKEATFDAVDTLKMCLPVFTKMLDTAKFNKANMENGAKKGFTNATDAADYLVKCGIPFRDAHKVIGEMVAYSIENNISLEEIELTKLKEFSPVITEDFYNAISLNTCVNERNVYGGPSEKAIEKAIKNAEEFLKVNA, from the coding sequence ATGAAATTATGGGGTGGTCGATTTTCCAAGGAAACTGACAGTCTTGCCAATGACTATAACTCTTCAATAAAGTTTGACAAAAGACTTTATAAGGAAGATATTACAGGCAGTATTGCTCATGTTAAAATGCTTGGGAATCAGAATATTATTCCAAAAGAGAATGCCTTAAAAATAGAAAAAGAATTAAATAATATTTTAGCCGATATTGAATCGGGGAAAGTTGAATTTTCCATAAATGCAGAAGATATTCATATGAATATTGAAACCATTCTTATAGAAAGATTAGGGGATATAGGAAAACAACTTCATACAGGCAGAAGCAGAAATGACCAGGTTGCAGTTGATTTTAAAATGTATTTAAGAAATGAATGTGAAGATATTCATAGTCTTTTATACAATTTACTTTGCGTAATATTAAAAATTGCAAAAGAAAATAAAAATACTGTAATGCCCGGTTATACGCATTTGCAAAAGGCTCAGCCGATAACGTTATCCCATCATATGATGGCATATTTCCAAATGTTTCTAAGAGATTATGACAGGCTTACCGATTGTGTTAAAAGGCTTAATTTCTGTCCTTTAGGTTCAGGTGCACTTGCTACAACCACTTATCCTCTTGACAGGGAATTTACTGCAAAGGAACTTGGCTTTACAGCACCTACCGAAAACAGTCTTGACGGCGTTTCGGACAGGGATTATGCAATAGAATTCACATTTGTTGCATCAATGATAATGATGCATCTTTCAAGATTTTCGGAAGAAGTTATTCTATGGTGTACCAATGAATATTCTTTTGTAGAACTTGATGATAGTTTTTCTACAGGCTCAAGTATAATGCCTCAGAAGAAAAATCCTGATATGGCAGAACTTACACGAGGTAAAACAGGCAGAGTTTATGGCTCTCTTATGACACTTCTTACAGTTATGAAAGGTCTTCCTCTTGCTTATAATAAAGATATGCAGGAAGATAAGGAAGCAACTTTTGATGCAGTTGATACGCTTAAAATGTGCCTTCCTGTGTTTACAAAAATGCTTGATACTGCTAAATTTAATAAAGCAAATATGGAAAACGGTGCAAAAAAAGGATTTACAAATGCAACCGATGCTGCAGATTACTTAGTAAAATGCGGTATCCCGTTTCGTGATGCTCATAAAGTAATTGGTGAAATGGTAGCATATTCAATAGAAAATAATATTTCATTAGAAGAAATAGAATTAACTAAGTTAAAAGAGTTTTCACCGGTTATAACTGAAGATTTCTATAATGCAATTTCTCTTAATACCTGTGTCAATGAAAGAAATGTCTATGGCGGTCCGTCTGAGAAAGCCATAGAAAAAGCAATAAAAAATGCCGAAGAATTTTTAAAAGTAAACGCATAG
- a CDS encoding energy-coupling factor transporter transmembrane protein EcfT, with the protein MNEFKTYHPIVNFTYFAFVIVFSCFFMHPLCLVISLVSGFLYSVILKGKKQVKINFMYMLPMLIVMALINPAFNHEGVTVITYLPSGNPLTFESIVYGLCSATMIISVICHFACFNEVMTSDKFIYLFGKIIPALSLIISMTLRFVPKFASQIKIVSNAQKCIGRDVSNGSVIKRVKRGLNILSIMTTWSLENAIETADSMKSRGYGIPGRTAFSIFRFDRRDKKALICILILGIYILTGNITGEMDFNFFPSIQMSNISVFGISVFMAYFLLCVCPVIIELWEVKKWKTLVSKI; encoded by the coding sequence ATGAATGAATTTAAAACATACCATCCAATTGTAAATTTTACATATTTTGCATTTGTAATTGTTTTTTCCTGCTTTTTTATGCATCCGTTGTGCCTTGTTATTTCGCTTGTATCAGGATTTTTATATTCTGTCATACTGAAAGGAAAAAAACAGGTCAAAATTAATTTTATGTATATGCTTCCAATGTTAATTGTAATGGCGCTTATAAACCCTGCTTTTAATCACGAAGGTGTAACTGTTATAACATACCTACCAAGCGGAAACCCTCTTACATTTGAATCCATAGTTTACGGGCTGTGTTCGGCTACAATGATCATAAGTGTTATATGCCATTTTGCATGCTTTAATGAAGTTATGACTAGTGATAAGTTTATCTATCTGTTTGGTAAAATTATTCCTGCATTGTCACTTATAATATCAATGACACTACGCTTTGTGCCTAAGTTTGCATCTCAAATAAAAATCGTAAGCAATGCACAAAAGTGTATAGGGCGTGATGTTTCAAACGGCAGTGTTATAAAACGCGTAAAGAGAGGACTTAATATTTTATCTATTATGACAACATGGTCTTTAGAGAATGCTATTGAAACTGCTGACAGTATGAAATCACGAGGATATGGCATACCGGGCAGAACAGCGTTTTCAATTTTCAGGTTTGACAGGAGAGATAAAAAAGCACTAATTTGTATTTTGATTTTGGGTATATATATACTAACAGGAAACATAACAGGTGAAATGGATTTTAATTTTTTCCCATCTATACAAATGTCAAACATTTCTGTGTTCGGAATAAGCGTTTTTATGGCATATTTTTTACTGTGTGTATGTCCTGTAATTATTGAACTTTGGGAGGTGAAAAAATGGAAAACATTAGTATCAAAAATTTAA
- a CDS encoding DUF4430 domain-containing protein, translating into MRKHYKKILTGFVILILLVIAFLCGGDAPGLSNYTLRSKENTNTKQVEEIKETKTIKENDSLCESDFQQKNENKNLKYQEETKIVIKENTEENKQKNDSMLNENPVPVKPENISVADKELTCTLSVRCDTVLNNIGWLDDKKTDIVPKDGVIFEKKTVVFYEGESVFNVLMREMKRSKIHLEFENTPLYNSAYIEGVANIYEYDLGELSGWMYKVNGWFPNYGCSLYQLKEGDNVEWVYTCDLGVDVGGEYSKGNGKYNE; encoded by the coding sequence ATGAGAAAACATTATAAAAAGATTTTAACAGGTTTTGTAATTTTAATATTGTTAGTTATTGCTTTTTTGTGTGGTGGTGATGCACCTGGGCTTAGCAATTATACTTTAAGGTCAAAAGAAAATACAAATACTAAACAGGTTGAGGAAATCAAAGAAACAAAAACTATTAAAGAAAACGACTCTTTATGCGAAAGTGATTTCCAACAAAAAAATGAAAACAAAAATCTTAAATATCAGGAAGAAACTAAAATTGTTATAAAAGAAAACACAGAAGAGAATAAACAAAAAAACGATTCAATGCTTAATGAAAATCCTGTACCTGTCAAGCCTGAAAATATATCGGTTGCAGATAAAGAACTTACTTGTACACTATCTGTAAGGTGCGATACGGTTTTAAATAATATTGGATGGCTTGATGACAAAAAAACAGATATAGTGCCAAAAGACGGCGTTATATTTGAAAAAAAGACTGTTGTTTTCTACGAAGGCGAAAGTGTTTTCAATGTGCTTATGCGGGAAATGAAACGAAGTAAGATACATCTGGAATTTGAAAACACTCCTTTATATAACAGTGCCTATATTGAAGGTGTAGCCAATATTTACGAATATGACTTAGGCGAACTGTCAGGATGGATGTATAAAGTTAATGGGTGGTTTCCTAATTACGGATGTTCACTATATCAGCTTAAAGAGGGTGATAATGTGGAATGGGTATATACGTGCGATCTTGGAGTAGATGTAGGTGGAGAATATTCAAAAGGAAATGGTAAATATAATGAATGA